The Dehalococcoidia bacterium genome includes a region encoding these proteins:
- a CDS encoding 6-hydroxymethylpterin diphosphokinase MptE-like protein: protein MSEQRTTELLKKFDDWNRDVIKELLPGWCRNVAKNLEVATTSMDYKQGSARTKHCIVVAAGPSLTDEDILSLKNYPGDIIMCNKVFKRFINLDVVPDWCLLLDSNAISEEQFRFLKNRPWVQTKFLISTTAFPATVEIINEHSKGHPNQFYMFNPTVGLDGDMDVTTVWKWMNTCPELSHGGNVGTMAFMFARDRGYEVIGLLGYDLCEELNPEWTQEQAKDREYLYFPDINKVVAIPFYFLAYSQCLANTALMWHGNDPKSPRKAVNLSESPLMRHINVFKQMKVKEYVEWTHTI from the coding sequence ATGTCAGAACAAAGAACGACCGAACTGTTGAAGAAGTTTGACGATTGGAATCGGGATGTCATCAAGGAGTTGCTTCCTGGTTGGTGCCGTAATGTGGCGAAGAACTTGGAGGTCGCCACGACCTCTATGGATTATAAACAGGGTAGTGCCAGGACGAAGCATTGCATCGTGGTGGCCGCAGGACCATCCTTGACCGACGAGGACATACTGTCGCTCAAGAACTATCCTGGGGACATCATCATGTGCAACAAGGTATTCAAGCGTTTCATCAACCTGGATGTGGTGCCGGATTGGTGCCTATTGCTTGACAGCAATGCCATATCAGAGGAGCAGTTCCGTTTCTTAAAGAATCGCCCGTGGGTCCAGACGAAGTTCCTCATATCGACCACAGCATTTCCGGCCACGGTGGAGATAATCAACGAACATTCGAAGGGACATCCCAATCAATTCTACATGTTCAACCCGACCGTGGGCCTCGATGGGGATATGGACGTAACGACCGTCTGGAAGTGGATGAACACTTGCCCCGAGCTTTCGCATGGCGGAAACGTAGGAACGATGGCGTTCATGTTCGCCAGGGACCGGGGCTATGAGGTCATCGGCTTGCTCGGATACGACCTGTGCGAGGAATTGAACCCGGAATGGACGCAAGAGCAGGCCAAGGACCGGGAATATCTGTATTTCCCGGACATCAACAAGGTGGTGGCGATACCGTTCTACTTCCTGGCCTATTCGCAATGCCTTGCCAACACCGCCCTGATGTGGCATGGCAACGACCCCAAGAGCCCGAGGAAGGCGGTGAACCTGTCGGAATCGCCGCTCATGCGGCACATCAATGTTTTCAAGCAGATGAAGGTGAAGGAATATGTCGAATGGACACACACGATTTAA
- a CDS encoding 6-hydroxymethylpterin diphosphokinase MptE-like protein, producing MESDSQRSKSYRRELHDLVQKACTDGEMGSMPMRSLLLNEAQYCHHLSQNAFTIEHSLDTWIDNFRNNLPYFMANKVGFKTPRTDKKVLVIGAGPSAVTNYMRLHDKDIFTVCTNKSLEFLIRSGIEPDVVVVLHSTPEIKGTINTKAVSEYLGQEGRLKSDFIIPTTIDPGVFWEIAHVSRRTHQHWFNPAVPEEQVENINQFMERMTGLPVIDTGGDVGVFALLMALEMTTGPVGIIGLEHCLELKKDWTNEQALGYRIEYAPESDMLYAIPPSFQITLDTLVKLCNSKGKGRVYNLSKFGPVYARRLLPHMSMEDFACQNKERPNC from the coding sequence CTGCACGATTTGGTGCAGAAAGCGTGTACTGATGGGGAAATGGGCTCGATGCCCATGAGAAGCCTGCTGTTGAACGAGGCGCAGTATTGCCATCATCTATCCCAGAACGCCTTTACGATAGAACACTCGTTAGATACCTGGATAGATAATTTTCGAAACAACCTACCATATTTTATGGCCAACAAGGTGGGGTTCAAGACACCTCGCACCGATAAGAAGGTCTTGGTCATAGGGGCGGGGCCATCCGCCGTGACCAATTACATGCGCCTGCATGACAAGGACATCTTCACGGTCTGCACCAATAAGTCCTTGGAGTTCTTGATAAGGAGCGGGATAGAACCGGATGTCGTTGTGGTGCTCCACTCTACGCCTGAAATAAAAGGGACCATCAACACGAAAGCCGTGTCCGAGTACCTGGGACAGGAAGGTCGATTGAAGAGCGATTTCATCATACCGACCACGATAGACCCTGGGGTGTTCTGGGAAATCGCCCACGTCAGCAGGCGAACCCATCAACATTGGTTCAATCCAGCCGTCCCGGAAGAGCAGGTAGAGAACATCAATCAGTTCATGGAGAGGATGACCGGGCTTCCGGTCATAGACACCGGAGGGGATGTAGGCGTGTTCGCCCTGCTGATGGCTCTGGAAATGACCACTGGGCCCGTTGGCATCATCGGGTTGGAGCATTGCCTTGAACTGAAAAAGGATTGGACCAATGAACAGGCGTTAGGATACCGCATCGAGTACGCCCCGGAGAGCGATATGCTCTATGCTATACCGCCTTCGTTCCAAATCACCTTGGACACCCTGGTGAAGCTCTGCAATTCCAAGGGCAAGGGAAGGGTCTATAACCTGTCCAAATTCGGGCCTGTGTACGCTAGAAGGCTGTTGCCGCACATGAGCATGGAGGATTTCGCATGTCAGAACAAAGAACGACCGAACTGTTGA
- a CDS encoding 6-hydroxymethylpterin diphosphokinase MptE-like protein, whose translation MSNGHTRFNPYSRKLRKELDGLVDIRLRNQWFENYYANKPLIEKHGGLINMPLIESAIIVGAGWSLEKNIHLLKGCKVPVISTDKALKRVMEHIKPLAVCALNTAATEVSQWLDVDSEGIWLVAPVTAHPDTFKTWKGPIAFVNPQNTCQELYELVQRETGLIPTIRGCNSGYFSLITAYTLNAKIAVLLGMNYSYQTEGEALAATHNNHSIKMMDVTGNYTYTVLDWLDARREFMDFCFEWADEFRVVNCSEGGILYEANLVEHVPFALWREWHAP comes from the coding sequence ATGTCGAATGGACACACACGATTTAACCCATACAGCAGGAAGCTGCGGAAGGAATTGGACGGCCTGGTGGACATCAGGTTGAGGAACCAATGGTTCGAGAACTACTACGCCAACAAACCGCTCATCGAGAAGCATGGTGGGTTGATTAACATGCCGCTCATCGAGAGTGCAATTATAGTAGGGGCGGGATGGTCGTTGGAGAAGAACATCCATCTGCTCAAGGGATGCAAGGTCCCTGTCATATCCACGGACAAGGCGTTGAAGAGGGTGATGGAACACATCAAGCCACTCGCAGTATGTGCGCTGAACACGGCGGCCACGGAAGTATCTCAATGGCTTGATGTTGATAGCGAAGGGATTTGGTTAGTGGCCCCTGTTACAGCCCACCCGGACACCTTCAAGACCTGGAAGGGCCCGATAGCCTTCGTTAACCCGCAGAACACATGTCAAGAACTGTACGAATTGGTGCAGCGGGAAACCGGACTGATACCGACCATCAGAGGATGCAATTCTGGGTATTTCTCCCTCATAACCGCATATACGCTCAACGCCAAGATTGCGGTCCTGTTGGGGATGAACTATTCGTACCAAACCGAGGGAGAGGCGTTGGCGGCCACGCACAACAATCATTCCATCAAGATGATGGATGTCACCGGGAACTACACATACACGGTCCTGGATTGGCTTGACGCCCGCAGGGAGTTCATGGACTTCTGCTTCGAGTGGGCCGATGAGTTCCGGGTGGTGAACTGTTCCGAAGGCGGGATACTGTATGAAGCGAATCTCGTAGAGCATGTACCGTTCGCCCTTTGGAGGGAGTGGCATGCTCCTTAG